Below is a window of Nicotiana tabacum cultivar K326 chromosome 19, ASM71507v2, whole genome shotgun sequence DNA.
GAATATAGTGTGAAGAAAGATGTCGCATTTTATTTATGTTGTTATTTATTCAAAAATGATAATGTTCATGGAAGCACGGGTGACTCTTTCACAAAAACGGGCTTTAAGGCTTGGAATAAAGCTTCGGAAAGACTTGCTTTACATGTTGGTCAAGTAAATAGCCTCCACCACAAGTATTTCAACAAGATGTTAGACTTATCAAATCAATCCCAATCAATTCAAGTTGCTTTTGATAAGCAATCTGAGAAACAAAGAAATGAGCACCGAATTCGTTTAAATGCATCAATCGATGTTGCAAGGTTCCTCTTGTACTTTGAATTGTCTTTTAGAGGTCACGATGAAAGTGATTCTTCAAAAAACAAAGGCCTTTTTCTAGGGCTTTTGGAATAGCTTGCAAAGAGGCTCCCTCAAGTGGATAGATTCATATTGAAACATGCTCCAAAAAATGATATGATGACTTCGCCAAAAATTCAAAAGGACATTGTGAGTGCTTGTGCACAAGAAACCGTGAAAGCTATAATCAATGATTTAGATGGAAATTATTTCGGGATATTAGTTGACGAGTCCAAGGATATTTCATACCATGAACAAATGGCCCTTGCTTTGCGGTATGTTGACAAAAAAGGCTAAGTGAACGAGTCATTTATTGGTCTTGTTCGTGTTGGTGATACCTCTGCAAAATCATTGAAGGAAGCAATACTTTCTTTGCTTATGAAATACTCATTAAGTCCATCCAAAATACGTGGACAAGGATATGATGGAGCTAGTAATATGCAAGGAAAAATGAATGGTCTTAAATCTTTAATTTTGCAAGAAACTCCTTCGGCGCATTGGTTTCATTGTTTTGCTCATCAATTACAGTTGACGGTTG
It encodes the following:
- the LOC142173700 gene encoding uncharacterized protein LOC142173700, which codes for MDVFLTKFNSSQSSSTLRNNSSHLIDEFDEKLLNPDPGERVPIDKYSPRIRDEVRRHYIQNGPCKPVDYKFPKTLFRNKMHKFSPGWFKNSYSRWLEYSVKKDVAFYLCCYLFKNDNVHGSTGDSFTKTGFKAWNKASERLALHVGQVNSLHHKYFNKMLDLSNQSQSIQVAFDKQSEKQRNEHRIRLNASIDVARFLLYFELSFRGHDESDSSKNKGLFLGLLE